The proteins below come from a single Natrinema sp. SYSU A 869 genomic window:
- a CDS encoding creatininase family protein — translation MYLGDKAWPDLETYFESESVALVPLGSTEQHGPHLPEATDHLIAEAFAREVADRTGYLCTPTVNIGVSGHHRQFHGTMWVDPPAFREYMESLTRNLTVHGIDRVIYVNAHGGNVPHLREVGGRLRQDEAAYAIEWMWDESIPELVDDLFEQNGPHGGPKETSMIQYLEPDLVHDDRLEEARETGVPSVEAAETVKHGSRTFYDAADNTDNGVLGDQTDASAEKGEQLFEAASDQLVQLCEWLAAQKFEDLLPKEHV, via the coding sequence ATGTATCTCGGCGACAAGGCATGGCCAGACCTCGAGACGTACTTCGAATCGGAATCGGTCGCACTCGTGCCGCTCGGATCGACGGAACAGCACGGACCGCATCTGCCGGAGGCGACCGACCACCTGATCGCGGAGGCGTTCGCACGCGAGGTCGCCGACCGGACGGGCTATCTCTGTACCCCAACGGTCAATATCGGCGTCAGCGGCCATCACCGGCAGTTCCACGGGACGATGTGGGTAGATCCGCCGGCGTTCAGGGAGTACATGGAGTCGCTAACCCGGAACCTCACCGTCCACGGCATCGATCGGGTAATCTACGTCAACGCCCACGGCGGGAACGTTCCCCACCTGCGGGAGGTCGGCGGACGGCTCCGGCAGGACGAGGCTGCATACGCCATCGAGTGGATGTGGGACGAGTCGATCCCCGAACTGGTCGACGACCTGTTCGAGCAGAACGGCCCCCACGGCGGGCCGAAGGAGACCTCGATGATTCAGTACCTCGAGCCTGACCTGGTCCACGACGACCGCCTCGAGGAGGCCAGAGAGACCGGTGTCCCGAGCGTCGAGGCGGCTGAGACGGTCAAACACGGCTCGCGGACGTTCTACGACGCAGCCGACAACACCGACAACGGGGTCTTGGGGGACCAGACGGACGCCTCTGCCGAAAAAGGCGAACAGCTGTTCGAGGCGGCAAGCGACCAGCTCGTGCAACTCTGTGAGTGGCTCGCCGCCCAGAAGTTCGAGGATTTGCTCCCCAAGGAGCACGTTTAG
- a CDS encoding PAS domain S-box protein — MTERAEPAAPAPWSDGNDRAAIQWYRTFVDTVADGVFQLDADDRIVGVDDTLLELTGYTREALRGEHIAVLLGEFSTGSFVGGSATDVTEFERSIRTADDATIPCELRLGTVPGADGRRGSIGVVTELDRDSRAASGSVSTRPHPFGSITGVLEEADVGVFVLDSEFDVAWINDATERYFGLNSADVVGQDKRTVIDETIRDRVDDPDEFVDILSAAYDDNSDAARFECRVTPGDDREERWLEHRSKPIESGPYAGGRVELYYDVTEQHRHAYQLRQLNEAVREWLGTGTREAVAEQACRHLSDILDLELNGVFLSDSERTALEPVAWSEAAAALFDELPTFAAGEGFARRIFDSGEPVISDDVPVDSDSYNPETPIRSKIGLPIGDHGVVIIGSEVPGAFDESDLSLAKVAASSLEATFDRISHEETLERERAQTETLLQTAPVAISVEDADGETVLANRHAQTALGLDDRDPLGETELLAEQTVVDVDGNPVGPDRGPSARVRETGEPVSDEVLVIEGPSGERIWFSVTAVPVFGADGELERVISAGEDITALKDHERRLERRKRELETELSEILGRVSDAFYALDDDWRFTHVNDRAKELLGYADEDLVGKNIWETFPSGTRSDLIDHYREAMETQQSVSWERYSDSLDIWMEIQVYPSETGLSVYFHDVTDRKRRERHLEQYERIIETIEDGIYTLDEDGRFTMVNDAYVSLTGYDREELLGSHGSLIVDERVMELTRQVADDEGDKPTIETDIETKSGARVPVEATVTSITTADTGCERISVVRDVTERQERQRRLEESNERLEQFAYAASHDLQEPLRMITSYLQLIEDRYADDLDEDGQEFIDYAVDGAERMREMIDGLLEYSRVETQGEPFEPVDLDAILADVREDLQFCIDERDAEITADDLPRVVGDASQLRQVFQNLLSNAIEYSGDEPPRIHISVERAGRNWELTVRDEGIGIEPDDQDRIFQVFQRLHSREDHAGTGIGLALCHRIVERHGGEIRVDSDPGEGAAFSFTLPAVDTGAD, encoded by the coding sequence ATGACTGAACGGGCGGAACCAGCGGCGCCAGCCCCCTGGAGCGACGGTAACGATCGGGCGGCGATCCAGTGGTACCGGACGTTCGTCGATACGGTTGCAGACGGGGTTTTCCAGCTCGACGCAGACGATCGCATCGTCGGGGTCGACGACACCCTCCTCGAGCTGACGGGCTACACCCGCGAAGCGCTCCGTGGCGAGCACATCGCAGTCCTCCTCGGTGAGTTCAGTACTGGATCGTTCGTGGGAGGGTCCGCTACCGACGTGACCGAATTCGAGCGATCGATCCGGACAGCCGACGACGCCACGATTCCCTGCGAGCTACGGCTCGGGACGGTCCCCGGCGCTGACGGTCGACGGGGATCGATCGGCGTCGTCACCGAACTCGACCGCGACTCTCGAGCGGCGTCGGGATCCGTGTCAACTCGGCCTCATCCGTTCGGATCGATTACCGGCGTACTTGAGGAGGCCGACGTGGGGGTCTTCGTGCTCGACAGCGAGTTCGACGTCGCGTGGATCAACGACGCCACCGAGCGGTACTTCGGGCTCAACTCGGCGGACGTGGTCGGACAGGACAAACGGACCGTGATCGACGAGACGATCCGCGACCGAGTTGATGATCCGGACGAATTCGTCGACATCCTCAGCGCGGCCTACGACGACAACAGCGACGCCGCGCGGTTCGAGTGCCGCGTGACCCCGGGGGACGACCGCGAGGAACGCTGGCTCGAGCACCGGAGCAAGCCGATCGAATCCGGCCCGTACGCGGGCGGACGGGTCGAACTCTACTACGACGTGACCGAACAGCACCGGCATGCCTACCAGCTCCGACAGCTGAACGAGGCCGTTCGTGAGTGGCTCGGCACCGGAACGCGCGAGGCCGTCGCCGAGCAGGCCTGTCGCCATCTCTCTGATATCCTCGATCTCGAGCTCAACGGCGTCTTTCTCTCCGATTCCGAGCGGACGGCCCTCGAGCCGGTCGCCTGGTCCGAGGCCGCGGCGGCCCTGTTCGACGAACTCCCGACGTTCGCGGCGGGAGAGGGGTTCGCCCGGCGCATCTTCGACTCCGGCGAGCCGGTGATCTCCGACGACGTACCCGTTGATTCGGATAGTTACAACCCCGAGACACCGATCCGAAGCAAGATCGGTCTCCCGATCGGGGACCACGGCGTCGTTATCATCGGATCCGAAGTGCCCGGCGCGTTCGACGAGAGCGATCTCTCGCTCGCAAAAGTCGCCGCGTCGAGTCTCGAGGCGACCTTCGACCGGATCAGCCACGAAGAGACCCTCGAGCGCGAGCGGGCCCAGACCGAGACGCTGCTCCAGACGGCACCGGTCGCGATTTCGGTCGAGGACGCCGACGGTGAGACCGTGCTGGCGAACCGACACGCGCAGACGGCGCTCGGACTTGACGACCGCGACCCGCTCGGCGAGACGGAGCTACTCGCTGAACAGACCGTCGTCGATGTCGACGGCAACCCGGTCGGGCCCGATCGCGGGCCATCAGCCCGTGTCAGGGAGACCGGCGAGCCGGTCTCCGACGAGGTGCTCGTGATCGAGGGGCCGTCGGGCGAACGGATATGGTTCTCCGTCACCGCAGTCCCCGTGTTCGGTGCCGATGGTGAACTCGAGCGGGTCATCTCGGCCGGCGAGGACATCACGGCGCTCAAAGATCACGAGCGCCGCCTCGAGCGACGCAAGCGGGAGCTCGAGACCGAACTGAGCGAGATCCTCGGCCGCGTCTCGGACGCGTTCTACGCGCTCGACGACGACTGGCGGTTCACACACGTCAACGACCGCGCGAAAGAGCTTCTCGGGTACGCGGACGAGGACCTCGTCGGCAAGAACATCTGGGAAACGTTTCCCAGCGGAACGAGATCAGATCTCATCGACCACTATCGGGAAGCCATGGAGACCCAGCAATCCGTTTCGTGGGAACGCTATTCGGACTCGTTGGACATCTGGATGGAAATCCAAGTGTATCCCTCCGAGACGGGACTGTCGGTGTACTTCCACGATGTCACCGATCGGAAGCGACGCGAGCGACACCTCGAGCAGTACGAACGGATCATCGAGACCATCGAGGACGGCATCTACACCCTCGACGAGGACGGGCGATTCACGATGGTCAACGACGCGTACGTCTCCCTCACCGGCTACGACCGTGAGGAGTTACTCGGAAGCCACGGTTCACTCATCGTCGACGAACGAGTAATGGAACTCACCCGACAGGTCGCCGACGACGAGGGCGACAAGCCGACGATAGAGACGGATATCGAGACGAAATCCGGCGCACGAGTCCCGGTAGAGGCGACGGTAACGTCGATTACGACCGCGGACACCGGTTGCGAACGGATCAGCGTCGTTCGGGATGTCACCGAGCGACAGGAACGACAGCGCCGGCTCGAGGAATCGAACGAGCGCTTAGAACAGTTCGCCTACGCCGCCTCGCACGACCTTCAGGAACCCCTGCGGATGATTACCAGCTACCTCCAGTTGATCGAGGATCGATACGCCGACGACCTCGACGAGGACGGCCAGGAGTTCATCGACTACGCCGTCGACGGGGCTGAGCGCATGCGGGAGATGATCGACGGCCTCCTCGAGTACTCCCGGGTCGAAACGCAGGGCGAGCCCTTCGAACCGGTCGATCTCGATGCGATCCTCGCAGACGTTCGCGAGGACCTCCAGTTCTGTATCGACGAACGGGACGCCGAGATCACGGCGGACGACCTGCCCCGTGTCGTGGGCGATGCGAGCCAGCTCCGGCAGGTGTTCCAGAACTTGCTCTCGAACGCGATCGAATACAGCGGCGACGAGCCACCGCGGATTCACATCAGCGTCGAGCGTGCCGGCCGGAACTGGGAGCTCACAGTCCGCGACGAGGGGATCGGCATCGAACCCGACGACCAGGATCGAATCTTCCAGGTGTTCCAGCGCCTCCATAGCCGCGAGGACCACGCTGGGACTGGAATCGGGCTTGCGCTCTGTCATCGGATCGTCGAGCGCCACGGCGGCGAGATCCGAGTCGACTCCGACCCGGGCGAGGGGGCGGCGTTCTCGTTTACCCTCCCGGCCGTCGATACGGGCGCGGACTGA
- a CDS encoding O-methyltransferase, with translation MTDVLTDEIARFVRAVGPDPDETLIEMDEYAAAKGFPHVGPDVGAFLRFVARLNDAERVFEFGSGYGYSAYWFADVLPDDGEIVLTEVDEDELELAREYMAAGGYNDITRYELGDAMATIDRYDGPFDVVLIDHQKSRYADAFEAVRSKVPVGGVVIADNPITASVVEFDDLLEWAEDGAPTDVNEHTQGVIDYLEMVRADPAFETIAVPLGEGIAVSYRVG, from the coding sequence ATGACCGACGTTCTTACCGACGAGATCGCTCGCTTCGTTCGCGCGGTCGGCCCGGATCCCGACGAGACGCTGATCGAGATGGACGAGTACGCTGCCGCCAAGGGGTTCCCCCACGTCGGCCCCGATGTCGGCGCGTTCCTCCGGTTCGTCGCCCGCCTGAACGACGCCGAGCGCGTCTTCGAGTTCGGATCGGGCTACGGCTACTCGGCCTACTGGTTCGCCGACGTGCTCCCCGACGACGGCGAGATCGTCCTCACAGAGGTCGACGAAGACGAACTCGAGCTCGCCCGCGAGTACATGGCTGCGGGCGGCTACAACGATATTACGCGGTACGAACTCGGCGACGCGATGGCGACGATCGACCGCTACGACGGCCCGTTCGATGTCGTACTGATCGACCATCAGAAGAGCCGATACGCGGACGCGTTCGAGGCGGTCCGCTCGAAGGTCCCCGTCGGCGGTGTCGTCATCGCTGACAACCCGATCACGGCCAGCGTCGTCGAGTTCGACGACCTGCTCGAGTGGGCCGAGGACGGTGCCCCAACGGACGTCAACGAACACACGCAGGGGGTCATCGACTATCTCGAGATGGTCCGTGCCGATCCGGCCTTCGAGACGATCGCCGTGCCCCTCGGCGAGGGAATCGCGGTGAGTTATCGCGTCGGGTAG
- a CDS encoding dCTP deaminase, giving the protein MSADHPLAESVDNLVYEPIQVSDHGIDLTVSAIYEVAAPGRLDFGGDELEDADLEPVPTELETPHDEFGWWHLDGGQYVIQHNEFLTDLAEPAQLQPRNELLARGGSHPSMQVRDHLPLIPLSVADGGLKIKENARVSTLVPIGTDPQ; this is encoded by the coding sequence ATGTCCGCCGACCATCCCCTCGCCGAATCCGTCGACAACCTGGTGTATGAACCGATACAGGTCTCCGACCACGGGATCGATCTGACGGTCAGTGCCATTTACGAGGTGGCCGCTCCCGGCCGTCTCGACTTCGGCGGCGACGAACTCGAGGATGCCGACCTCGAGCCCGTCCCGACGGAACTCGAGACCCCCCACGACGAGTTCGGCTGGTGGCACCTCGACGGTGGCCAGTACGTCATCCAGCACAACGAGTTCCTGACTGACCTCGCGGAGCCGGCACAGCTCCAGCCCCGCAACGAACTGCTGGCTCGCGGCGGCTCCCATCCGTCGATGCAGGTGCGAGACCACCTGCCGTTGATCCCGCTTTCGGTGGCCGATGGGGGCCTCAAGATCAAGGAGAACGCGCGGGTATCGACGTTAGTGCCGATCGGAACTGATCCGCAGTAA
- a CDS encoding enoyl-CoA hydratase-related protein, whose translation MALGDAVLLEIDDEGVATITLNQPDRRNALSEGISEGLSEALEEIEDSDARCVVLEGSGGAFSAGGDIESMVEGIENEVPADERVRSLERSTNELMRTLIEFPVPTVALVDGPAVGAGANLALACDMQLASEDAVFGFVFRQVGLSVDAGTSYLLPRVVGENVAKELVLTGDIIGADRAQDLGLVNHVYGNDELDERVEKFVGKIVSGPPIALRHANRLVGEGLEKSLEQALTDEATAQGIVFETADHEEGVDAFFEDRDPEYEGR comes from the coding sequence ATGGCACTCGGCGATGCAGTCCTCCTCGAGATCGACGACGAGGGGGTCGCGACGATCACGCTCAATCAGCCGGATCGACGCAATGCCCTCTCGGAAGGGATCAGCGAGGGTCTCTCCGAGGCACTCGAGGAGATCGAGGACAGCGACGCGCGCTGTGTCGTCCTCGAGGGATCGGGCGGCGCGTTCTCGGCCGGTGGCGACATCGAGTCGATGGTCGAGGGGATCGAGAACGAGGTGCCCGCCGACGAGCGGGTCCGCTCGCTCGAGCGCTCGACGAACGAACTGATGCGGACGCTGATCGAGTTCCCGGTGCCGACGGTCGCGCTGGTCGACGGTCCCGCCGTCGGTGCCGGCGCGAACCTCGCACTGGCCTGTGACATGCAACTCGCCAGCGAGGACGCCGTTTTCGGGTTCGTCTTCCGCCAGGTCGGCTTGAGCGTCGACGCAGGTACCTCCTACCTGCTGCCCCGGGTCGTCGGCGAGAACGTCGCGAAGGAACTCGTCCTCACCGGCGATATCATCGGTGCCGATCGCGCCCAGGATCTCGGCCTCGTCAACCACGTCTACGGGAACGACGAACTCGACGAGCGGGTCGAGAAATTCGTCGGGAAGATCGTCTCCGGGCCGCCGATCGCGCTCCGTCACGCCAACCGACTCGTCGGCGAGGGCTTAGAGAAATCGCTTGAGCAGGCCCTGACCGACGAGGCGACGGCACAGGGGATCGTCTTCGAGACCGCGGATCACGAGGAGGGCGTCGACGCCTTCTTCGAGGACCGCGATCCCGAATACGAAGGCCGTTAG